One Castanea sativa cultivar Marrone di Chiusa Pesio chromosome 4, ASM4071231v1 DNA window includes the following coding sequences:
- the LOC142631594 gene encoding protein NRT1/ PTR FAMILY 2.11-like yields the protein MKSPQIAERKRERMEKNDKETMEKNPKAVTTDEPEINYRGWKSMPFIIGNETFEKLGAIGTLANLLIYLTTVFNIKSITATNIINIFNGTANFSTMLGAYLCDTYFGRYKTLGFATIASFMGLLVIQLTAAIKKLHPPHCGSAENTCKGPTAGQMAFLLTGFGLLIVGAAGIRPCNLAFGADQFNPKTESGKRGISSFFNWYFFTFTFAQMVSVTLIVYVQSNVSWAIGLGIPAILMLIACALFFMGSKMYVKVKATGSPMTSVVQVLVVAVKKRGLNPPEQPWLSLFNHLPTSSINAKLSYTDQFRFLDKAATMTPQDQINPDGSSANPWKLCTMQQVEEVKCLVRVIPIWTAAIIYYIAIVQQNTLAVFQAVQSDRHFGNTNFQIPAASYVVFLMLSLTLFIPIYDRIAVPFLRKITGKEGGITILQRIGIGIFLSVITMIVSALVEERRRTIALTKPTLGIVPRKGAISSMSALWLVPQLVLAGLTEAFASVGQVEFYYKQFPENMRSIGGSLFYCGMAGSSYLSSFLISIIHQTTKNAATGNWLPEDLNKGRLDYFYYTIAALGVLNFGYFLVCAKWYKYKGDSKDTLEVNLGSTLPQKTTV from the exons ATGAAGTCACCTCAGATAgcagagaggaagagagagagaatggagaAGAATGACAAAGAAACCATGGAGAAGAACCCGAAAGCCGTTACAACTGATGAGCCTGAGATTAACTACAGAGGATGGAAATCCATGCCATTTATCATAG GAAATGAAACTTTTGAGAAGCTGGGAGCCATTGGCACCTTAGCCAACCTCTTGATCTATCTTACTACTGTCTTCAACATAAAGAGCATTACAGCTACAAATATTATTAACATCTTCAATGGCACAGCCAATTTTTCCACCATGCTTGGAGCTTACCTTTGTGACACTTACTTTGGTCGCTACAAGACTTTGGGATTTGCAACAATTGCCTCTTTTATG GGATTGCTAGTAATACAACTAACAGCAGCAATCAAGAAGCTCCACCCACCCCACTGTGGATCAGCAGAGAACACATGCAAAGGGCCAACAGCAGGGCAAATGGCATTTTTGCTTACTGGGTTTGGACTACTTATTGTAGGAGCTGCTGGCATCAGGCCATGCAACTTGGCGTTTGGAGCAGACCAGTTCAACCCCAAAACAGAATCTGGAAAGAGGGGAATCAGTAGCTTTTTCAATTGGTACTTCTTTACCTTTACCTTTGCCCAGATGGTATCTGTTACACTCATTGTGTATGTGCAGTCCAATGTGAGCTGGGCTATAGGTTTAGGAATTCCAGCAATTCTGATGCTCATTGCATGTGCACTCTTCTTCATGGGTTCAAAAATGTATGTGAAAGTGAAAGCCACTGGTAGTCCCATGACCAGTGTGGTACAGGTTTTAGTGGTTGCTGTTAAGAAAAGGGGGTTAAATCCACCCGAACAACCATGGTTGTCCCTCTTCAACCATCTACCAACTAGTTCTATCAACGCCAAGCTTTCTTACACAGACCAATTCAG ATTCCTTGACAAAGCAGCAACAATGACCCCCCAAGACCAAATTAACCCAGATGGATCTTCTGCCAATCCATGGAAACTTTGCACAATGCAGCAAGTGGAAGAAGTGAAATGCTTGGTGAGAGTGATTCCCATATGGACTGCAGCCATCATATACTATATCGCTATAGTCCAACAGAATACTTTAGCAGTCTTTCAAGCCGTTCAATCAGACAGACACTTTGGAAACACCAATTTCCAGATCCCAGCTGCATCCTACGTTGTCTTCTTGATGCTGAGCTTGACCTTATTCATACCCATCTATGACAGAATAGCTGTTCCGTTCCTCCGAAAGATCACAGGAAAAGAAGGCGGCATCACAATCCTCCAGAGGATAGGCATTGGCATATTTCTCTCCGTTATTACCATGATAGTATCTGCCTTGGTGGAAGAGCGTCGAAGGACCATAGCTCTAACCAAGCCAACACTAGGAATTGTACCAAGAAAAGGTGCAATTTCCTCAATGTCAGCTCTATGGTTGGTTCCTCAACTCGTACTAGCCGGATTAACTGAAGCATTTGCTTCAGTTGGCCAAGTTGAATTCTACTACAAGCAATTCCCCGAGAACATGAGAAGCATTGGAGGGTCCCTTTTCTACTGTGGCATGGCAGGTTCAAGTTATTTGAGTAGTTTCCTGATATCAATAATTCATCAGACGACAAAAAACGCTGCTACCGGAAATTGGTTACCAGAAGATCTTAACAAGGGAAGATTGGATTACTTTTATTACACAATAGCTGCTCTGGGGGTGTTGAACTTTGGCTACTTTCTAGTATGTGCAAAATGGTATAAGTACAAAGGGGATAGCAAAGATACCCTTGAAGTCAACCTAGGATCTACACTACCTCAAAAAACTACTGTTTGA
- the LOC142632884 gene encoding uncharacterized protein LOC142632884 produces MRQLMRCIEEYKCLEDDRLQTKGKASIINYPWNTGFNLRHRKDLRIQEPGSAIGGVNVVFKEPVHKIIERIKNKPYFKRPNKMAGDPSWRNQNLYYTYHRDKWHTIEQCRVLKDHLEQLVKAGHLKEFLTETGNQGIEQQGRPRRNPLLPPLGVIEVIHAVPRGTRASTTRGYWLW; encoded by the coding sequence ATGAGGCAGTTGATGAGGTGTATCGAGGAGTACAAGTGCTTGGAAGACGATCGGTTGCAGACCAAGGGGAAGGCCTCAATCATCAACTATCCTTGGAACACTGGCTTCAACCTCAGGCACAGGAAAGATTTGAGAATTCAAGAGCCTGGCTCGGCGATTGGGGGAGTCAATGTGGTGTTCAAGGAGCCTGTGCACAAAATcattgaaagaataaaaaataagccatactttaaGCGGCCGAACAAGATGGCGGGCGACCCATCATGGAGAAACCAGAATTTGTATTACACCTACCACAGAGATAAATGGCACACCATCGAGCAGTGCAGAGTATTGAAGGATCACCTGGAGCAGCTGGTGAAGGCAGGACATTTGAAAGAATTTCTGACGGAGACAGGGAATCAAGGGATCGAGCAACAAGGTCGGCCGCGTCGAAACCCTCTCCTACCCCCTCTGGGAGTAATAGAAGTCATCCATGCAGTACCGAGGGGCACTAGAGCATCCACGACAAGGGGGTATTGGCTGTGGTAA